A single window of Dendropsophus ebraccatus isolate aDenEbr1 chromosome 5, aDenEbr1.pat, whole genome shotgun sequence DNA harbors:
- the LOC138794006 gene encoding olfactory receptor 2AT4-like encodes MTNQSTPSEIVLVGFPSLPLRFYFPVSLTMFLVYISSLSANGTVILVIILKESLHKPMYIAIANLAASDLLFDTITLPKIIAKYWFEDGTMPFMACLFQVFWVHYLGTLDAFILMVMAIDRYVAISRPLHYSSIISNKQMAVACTLCVFVSSIASLIGICMNLTLVFSCGRTKINSCFCTSSSVYNLACGDVTFPRRVGFGTAMVALLLPLSFIIFSYIAIIRIVNSSTHLANGQKALYTCTTHLFVIALYYIPRLFVYITNQTQLILNADVNVLILCLYTFLPHVANPIIYCLRNKEIRHIMKTTLRRHISLKRT; translated from the coding sequence ATGACAAACCAGTCTACACCTTCGGAAATAGTTCTGGTTGGTTTCCCGAGTCTCCCGCTGAGGTTCTACTTTCCTGTATCCCTCACCATGTTTTTGGTCTACATCTCCTCCCTGTCGGCCAATGGCACAGTCATATTGGTAATCATTCTAAAGGAAAGCCTACATAAGCCCATGTACATAGCCATAGCCAATCTCGCAGCCTCCGACCTTCTTTTTGACACAATCACATTGCCTAAAATAATTGCCAAGTATTGGTTTGAAGATGGGACAATGCCCTTTATGGCCTGTCTATTCCAAGTCTTCTGGGTCCATTATCTGGGGACACTGGATGCTTTCATACTCATGGTGATGGCCATAGACCGTTATGTGGCCATTTCCAGACCTCTCCATTACTCCTCCATAATCTCCAACAAACAGATGGCTGTAGCCTGTACTTTATGTGTTTTTGTATCATCCATTGCTAGTTTAATCGGTATTTGTATGAACCTTACTCTTGTATTCTCTTGTGGTCGGACAAAAATTAATAGCTGTTTTTGTACCAGTAGTAGCGTCTATAACTTGGcttgtggtgatgtcactttccccAGACGGGTGGGTTTCGGCACAGCGATGGTAGCCCTCCTCCTACCCTTAAGTTTCATTATATTCTCTTACATAGCTATAATAAGGATCGTGAATTCTTCGACCCACTTGGCGAATGGTCAAAAGGCCCTGTATACGTGTACCACCCACCTCTTTGTCATTGCTTTATACTACATTCCTAGACTTTTTGTTTACATAACTAACCAGACCCAGTTGATTCTTAATGCCGATGTCAATGTATTGATCCTTTGTCTGTATACGTTCTTACCTCATGTGGCCAATCCTATAATATACTGTCTACGGAACAAGGAAATTAGGCATATAATGAAAACCACCCTTAGGAGACATATATCCCTCAAAAGGACCTAA
- the LOC138794007 gene encoding olfactory receptor 2AP1-like — translation MTNQSTPSEVFLVGFPSLPLRFYIPVSLTMFLVYISSLSANGTVILLIILKESLHKPMYIALAHLAASELLFDTITLPKMIAKYWFGDGTMPFTACLFQVFWVHYLGTLDGFILMVMAMDRYVAISRPLHYSSIISNKQMGAACILCIFISFIAGLIVIFMDLTLVFNCGQTRINGYFCSNTTVHNLACGDVSFTKRVVFIIAMVALFVSLSVIIFSYAAILRIMRSSTHLANGQKALYTCTTHLLVMALYYLPRLFVYVANQSSQLILNADANLLILCLYTFLPHVANPIIYCLRNKEIKHIMRTTFRRHIPHKIT, via the coding sequence atgacaaACCAGTCTACACCTTCTGAAGTTTTTCTGGTTGGTTTCCCGAGTCTCCCGCTGAGGTTCTACATTCCTGTATCCCTCACCATGTTTTTGGTCTACATCTCCTCCCTGTCGGCCAATGGCACAGTCATATTGTTAATCATTTTAAAGGAAAGCCTACATAAGCCCATGTACATAGCTTTGGCGCATCTCGCAGCTTCAGAACTTCTTTTTGACACAATCACATTGCCTAAAATGATTGCCAAGTATTGGTTCGGAGATGGGACAATGCCCTTTACGGCCTGTCTATTCCAAGTCTTCTGGGTCCATTATCTGGGAACTCTAGATGGTTTCATACTCATGGTGATGGCCATGGACCGTTATGTTGCCATTTCCAGACCTCTCCATTACTCCTCCATAATCTCCAACAAACAGATGGGCGCTGcctgtattttatgtatttttatatcaTTTATTGCCGGTTTGATTGTTATTTTTATGGACCTTACTCTTGTATTTAATTGTGGTCAGACAAGAATCAATGGCTATTTTTGTTCCAATACTACCGTTCATAACTTGGCTTGTGGTGATGTCTCTTTCACCAAACGGGTGGTTTTCATCATAGCAATGGTAGCCCTCTTTGTATCCTTAAGTGTCATTATATTCTCCTATGCTGCTATACTAAGGATTATGCGTTCTTCGACTCACTTGGCAAATGGTCAAAAGGCTTTATATACCTGCACCACACATCTCTTAGTCATGGCTTTATACTACTTGCCTAGACTTTTTGTCTACGTAGCAAACCAGTCAAGCCAGTTGATTCTTAATGCCGATGCCAATTTATTAATCCTTTGTCTGTATACGTTCTTACCTCATGTTGCCAACCCTATAATATACTGTCTACGGAACAAGGAAATTAAGCATATAATGAGAACCACCTTTAGGAGGCATATACCCCACAAAATTACCTAA